One genomic segment of Streptomyces liangshanensis includes these proteins:
- a CDS encoding thiol-disulfide oxidoreductase DCC family protein, producing the protein MGTPHAHTAVRGLTVLYDANCPLCLHLRQWLLRQRALVPLDLVPAASPEARRRFPGLDHAGTLDEITVIGDGGQVYRSTAAWIVCLWALAEHRAKAHWLATPSGAPFARVTVLAAAKYRRLTAAPCDAASGCGAAPGSH; encoded by the coding sequence ATGGGCACCCCTCACGCACACACGGCCGTACGGGGGTTGACCGTGCTGTACGACGCGAACTGCCCGCTCTGTCTCCACCTGCGCCAGTGGCTGCTGCGCCAACGGGCGCTCGTACCGCTGGACCTGGTGCCCGCCGCCTCGCCCGAGGCGCGGCGGCGGTTCCCCGGCCTGGACCACGCCGGCACCCTGGACGAGATCACCGTGATCGGTGACGGCGGCCAGGTCTACCGGTCCACCGCCGCCTGGATCGTGTGCCTCTGGGCGCTGGCCGAACACCGCGCCAAGGCCCACTGGCTCGCCACCCCCTCCGGCGCCCCGTTCGCCCGGGTCACGGTCCTGGCGGCGGCGAAGTACCGGCGGCTGACCGCCGCCCCGTGCGACGCGGCGTCGGGGTGCGGTGCGGCCCCGGGGTCGCACTAG
- a CDS encoding TetR/AcrR family transcriptional regulator codes for MLVKDEKDAKAPKSEQTRTLILETALRLFQERGYDKTTMRAIAQEAGVSVGNAYYYFSSKEHLVQGFYDRIAAEHRAAVRPVLDTETDLETRLTGVLLAWLDIAAPYHEFAAQFFKNAADPESPLSPFSPESEPAREAAISVHREVLSGSKAKVADELVGILPELMWLSQMGLVLYWVFDRSENSARSRRLAERGARLTTRGVSLSRFRVLRPLVRDVHELFTDFLPGMAEAASARKRR; via the coding sequence GTGCTTGTGAAGGACGAGAAGGACGCCAAGGCCCCCAAGAGCGAGCAGACCCGGACGCTCATCCTCGAGACCGCGCTGCGGCTGTTCCAGGAGCGCGGGTACGACAAGACGACGATGCGGGCCATCGCGCAGGAGGCCGGGGTCTCCGTCGGCAACGCGTACTACTACTTCTCGTCCAAGGAACACCTCGTCCAGGGCTTCTACGACCGGATCGCCGCCGAACACCGGGCGGCGGTCCGGCCCGTGCTCGACACCGAGACCGACCTGGAGACGCGGCTGACCGGGGTGCTGCTGGCGTGGCTCGACATCGCCGCCCCGTACCACGAGTTCGCGGCGCAGTTCTTCAAGAACGCCGCCGACCCCGAGAGTCCGCTCAGCCCCTTCTCCCCCGAGTCGGAGCCCGCCCGCGAGGCGGCCATCTCCGTCCACCGGGAGGTCCTCTCCGGGTCGAAGGCGAAGGTCGCCGACGAACTGGTCGGCATCCTCCCGGAGTTGATGTGGCTCTCGCAGATGGGCCTGGTCCTGTACTGGGTGTTCGACCGCTCGGAGAACAGCGCGCGCAGCCGCCGCCTGGCCGAGCGCGGCGCCCGCCTCACCACCCGGGGCGTCTCGCTCTCCCGCTTCCGGGTGCTCCGGCCCCTGGTCCGTGACGTGCACGAGCTGTTCACGGACTTCCTGCCGGGCATGGCGGAGGCCGCGTCGGCCAGAAAGCGGCGCTGA
- a CDS encoding metallophosphoesterase has translation MVVVVVLVVLVAVALVVAAHWYVWRRLVRDTTRAGGAARRAGTVAAFVLPVLAVGAQIAGRSEAPFLLKQLLAWPGYLWLAVLMYLLLALLVGEAVRPLLLRYLERRAQRGDGVRGAASAASGGDVQPVVRSEGDAQPAGARSAGSAEQAGPGAPAAGTVIAGPDRAEPALAVPSRRLFVSRVVGGAVATAAAATVGYGTYGVLRGPRVKRVTVPLAKLPRAAHGYRIAVVSDIHLGPILGRAHTQRIVDTINSTRPDLIAVVGDLVDGSVEDLGPAAVPLAGLEARHGAFFVTGNHEYFSGAQEWVDHVRELGLRPLVNERVEIAGFDLAGVNDIAGESEGDGPDFAKALGDRDRGRASVLLAHQPIVIHDAVRHGVDLQLSGHTHGGQLWPGNYFAELANPTVAGLERYGDTQLYVTRGAGAWGPPVRVGAPSDITVVELASRQA, from the coding sequence GTGGTCGTCGTGGTCGTTCTGGTGGTGCTGGTGGCCGTCGCCCTGGTGGTGGCGGCGCACTGGTATGTGTGGCGGCGGCTCGTGCGGGACACCACGCGGGCGGGCGGGGCGGCCCGCCGCGCCGGGACCGTCGCGGCGTTCGTCCTGCCGGTCCTGGCCGTGGGCGCGCAGATCGCGGGGCGGAGCGAGGCGCCGTTCCTGCTCAAGCAGCTTCTCGCGTGGCCGGGGTACCTCTGGCTCGCGGTGCTGATGTACCTGCTGCTGGCGCTGCTGGTGGGGGAGGCGGTACGGCCGCTCCTGCTGCGGTACCTGGAGCGGCGCGCACAGCGCGGGGACGGGGTGCGGGGCGCGGCCTCCGCGGCCTCCGGGGGTGACGTACAGCCGGTCGTACGGTCCGAAGGCGACGCGCAGCCCGCCGGGGCGCGGTCAGCCGGTTCCGCCGAGCAGGCCGGCCCGGGTGCTCCGGCGGCCGGGACGGTCATAGCCGGCCCCGACCGGGCCGAGCCCGCCCTCGCCGTCCCCTCCCGCCGCCTGTTCGTCTCGCGCGTCGTCGGCGGGGCCGTCGCGACCGCCGCCGCCGCGACCGTCGGGTACGGCACCTACGGCGTCCTGCGCGGCCCCCGCGTCAAGCGGGTCACCGTCCCGCTCGCCAAGCTGCCGCGCGCCGCCCACGGGTACCGGATCGCCGTCGTCAGCGACATCCACCTCGGGCCGATCCTGGGCCGCGCCCACACCCAGCGCATCGTCGACACCATCAACTCCACCCGGCCCGACCTCATCGCCGTCGTGGGCGACCTCGTGGACGGCAGCGTCGAGGACCTCGGCCCGGCCGCCGTACCGCTCGCGGGTCTGGAGGCGCGGCACGGGGCGTTCTTCGTGACCGGCAACCACGAGTACTTCTCGGGCGCGCAGGAGTGGGTGGACCACGTCAGGGAGCTGGGGCTGCGGCCGCTGGTGAACGAGCGCGTGGAGATCGCGGGCTTCGACCTCGCCGGGGTCAACGACATCGCGGGCGAGAGCGAGGGCGACGGGCCCGACTTCGCGAAGGCCCTCGGCGACCGCGACCGGGGCAGGGCGTCCGTCCTCCTCGCGCATCAGCCGATCGTGATCCACGACGCCGTACGCCACGGGGTCGACCTCCAGCTCTCCGGGCACACCCACGGCGGCCAGCTCTGGCCGGGCAACTACTTCGCGGAGCTGGCCAACCCGACCGTGGCCGGTCTGGAGCGGTACGGCGACACGCAGTTGTACGTGACGCGGGGCGCGGGCGCCTGGGGCCCGCCGGTCCGGGTCGGCGCCCCGTCGGACATCACGGTCGTGGAGCTGGCCTCGCGCCAGGCCTGA
- a CDS encoding SCO4848 family membrane protein codes for MKLSRRVSWFLLAFGVWSWFIWITFVKNLWQDASGLAFDGAGDPTAYFWVHLLLAVTSFLLGTAVGTIGFRGVRALRRDTATAPAEDTRIPSRPAPPAS; via the coding sequence ATGAAGCTCAGCCGCCGCGTGTCCTGGTTCCTGCTCGCGTTCGGGGTGTGGAGCTGGTTCATCTGGATCACTTTCGTCAAGAATCTGTGGCAGGACGCCAGCGGCCTGGCGTTCGACGGCGCGGGGGACCCGACCGCCTACTTCTGGGTCCACCTGCTGCTCGCCGTCACGTCCTTCCTCCTGGGGACGGCCGTGGGCACGATCGGGTTCCGGGGCGTGCGCGCCCTGCGGCGGGATACGGCCACCGCCCCCGCCGAGGACACCCGTATCCCCAGCCGGCCTGCCCCGCCCGCTTCCTGA
- a CDS encoding D-alanyl-D-alanine carboxypeptidase: MPALKKTALTIFAAALLPVLTVVPASADSASKKPSPGKTPTPPAAMSTVGGARLGRPGTQVDLGPGAPVLPKKLSGRSWIVADAESGDVLAAHNAHWRLPPASTLKMLFADTLLPRLPKEQEHKVVASDLAGMGDGSSLVGVKENLTYSVHDLWLGVFLRSGNDAVHVLSAMNHGVKKTVQDMQRHAEELQALDTTVVTPDGYDEKGQVSSAYDLTLFARSGLQKKDFREYCSTQSAKFPGDVAKVKKGKKPEKDAKGQPKRDTFEIQNTNRLLTGANGVTPYQGIAGVKNGYTSHAGSTFTGVAERNGRVLLVTVMNPSSDESQAVYQESARLLDWGFAASGKVKPVGELVPPRSARTDASKASGGPTPAPGATETPAPAVAVGASKDGTSGMGIALAVVGGVVALLAGAGYLVNRRWPSNRRLPRP; encoded by the coding sequence GTGCCCGCTCTGAAAAAGACCGCGTTGACGATCTTCGCCGCCGCCTTGCTGCCTGTTCTGACCGTCGTGCCCGCGTCGGCGGACAGCGCGTCCAAGAAACCGAGCCCCGGCAAGACGCCCACGCCCCCGGCCGCGATGTCGACGGTCGGCGGGGCCCGCCTCGGCCGGCCCGGTACGCAGGTGGATCTCGGTCCCGGCGCCCCCGTCCTGCCCAAGAAGCTCAGCGGCCGGTCGTGGATCGTCGCCGACGCGGAGTCGGGCGACGTCCTGGCCGCGCACAACGCGCACTGGCGGCTGCCGCCCGCCTCCACGCTCAAGATGCTCTTCGCCGACACGCTGCTGCCCCGGCTGCCGAAGGAGCAGGAGCACAAGGTGGTGGCCTCCGACCTGGCCGGGATGGGTGACGGCAGCAGCCTGGTGGGCGTGAAGGAGAACCTGACCTACAGCGTCCACGACCTGTGGCTGGGCGTCTTCCTGCGCTCGGGCAACGACGCCGTGCACGTCCTGTCCGCCATGAACCACGGCGTGAAGAAGACCGTCCAGGACATGCAGCGGCACGCGGAGGAGCTCCAGGCGCTCGACACGACCGTCGTGACCCCGGACGGGTACGACGAGAAGGGCCAGGTCTCCAGCGCGTACGACCTGACCCTGTTCGCCCGCTCGGGGCTCCAGAAGAAGGACTTCCGGGAGTACTGCTCCACCCAGTCGGCGAAGTTCCCGGGCGACGTCGCGAAGGTGAAGAAGGGCAAGAAGCCGGAGAAGGACGCCAAGGGCCAGCCCAAGCGGGACACCTTCGAGATCCAGAACACCAACCGGCTGCTCACGGGCGCCAACGGGGTCACCCCGTACCAGGGGATCGCCGGGGTGAAGAACGGCTACACCTCGCACGCCGGCTCGACCTTCACCGGGGTCGCCGAACGCAACGGCAGGGTGCTGCTGGTCACGGTCATGAACCCGTCCTCGGACGAGAGCCAGGCCGTCTACCAGGAGTCCGCGCGGCTGCTGGACTGGGGGTTCGCCGCCAGTGGCAAGGTCAAGCCGGTCGGGGAGCTGGTGCCGCCGAGGTCGGCCCGTACGGACGCCTCGAAGGCGAGCGGCGGCCCCACACCGGCCCCGGGGGCCACCGAGACGCCCGCCCCGGCGGTGGCGGTGGGCGCCTCGAAGGACGGGACGAGCGGGATGGGCATCGCGCTGGCCGTGGTGGGCGGGGTCGTGGCGCTGCTGGCGGGCGCCGGGTACCTGGTCAACCGCCGCTGGCCGTCGAACCGCCGCCTTCCCCGTCCCTGA
- a CDS encoding YihY/virulence factor BrkB family protein translates to MDWLSKLPVIGPFVARFLRTHAWRSYETLERVHWTRLAAAITFISFVALFPLLTVAAAIGAALLSDSQLHRVEHSLTDQVPGISKQLDINNLVANAGTVGVVAGLLLLFTGVSWITAMRDCLRAVWEKDHLDQGNPFVVRAKDAVVLVGLSGVGLVSLGASGFGSTAIGWTARHLGISQDGAGGILLQASAVLTAAVADFLILLYVLTLLPRVNPPRRRLFVAAAIGAVGFELLKLLLGGYLTNVAGKTMYGAFGVPIALLLWINFTAKLLLFCAAWTATGSKRDLRRELKREEGEEGEEVAPGPRRDADGRPLRDGEGGGSTASGG, encoded by the coding sequence ATGGACTGGCTGAGCAAGCTCCCCGTCATCGGCCCGTTCGTCGCCCGCTTCCTGCGCACGCACGCCTGGCGCTCGTACGAGACGCTCGAACGGGTGCACTGGACCCGGCTGGCGGCGGCGATCACGTTCATCAGCTTCGTGGCGCTCTTCCCGCTGCTCACCGTCGCCGCCGCGATCGGCGCGGCACTGCTCAGCGACAGCCAGCTCCACCGCGTCGAGCACAGCCTCACCGACCAGGTGCCCGGCATCTCCAAGCAGCTCGACATCAACAACCTGGTGGCCAACGCGGGCACGGTCGGGGTGGTCGCCGGGCTGCTGCTCCTGTTCACCGGCGTCAGCTGGATCACCGCCATGCGCGACTGCCTGCGGGCCGTGTGGGAGAAGGACCACCTCGACCAGGGCAACCCGTTCGTGGTCCGCGCCAAGGACGCCGTCGTCCTCGTCGGCCTCAGCGGGGTCGGCCTCGTCTCGCTCGGCGCCTCGGGATTCGGCTCCACCGCGATCGGCTGGACGGCCAGGCACCTGGGCATCTCCCAGGACGGGGCGGGCGGCATACTGCTCCAGGCCAGCGCCGTCCTGACGGCCGCCGTCGCCGACTTCCTCATCCTGCTGTACGTGCTGACGCTGCTCCCGCGCGTGAACCCGCCGCGCCGCCGGCTCTTCGTCGCCGCCGCGATCGGCGCCGTCGGCTTCGAACTCCTCAAGCTGCTGCTCGGCGGCTACCTGACGAACGTGGCCGGCAAGACGATGTACGGCGCGTTCGGCGTCCCCATCGCGCTGCTGCTGTGGATCAACTTCACCGCGAAGCTCCTGCTGTTCTGCGCCGCCTGGACGGCGACGGGCAGCAAGCGGGACCTGAGGCGCGAACTGAAGAGGGAGGAGGGGGAGGAGGGCGAGGAAGTGGCCCCCGGCCCGCGCAGGGACGCGGACGGCCGCCCCCTCAGGGACGGGGAAGGCGGCGGTTCGACGGCCAGCGGCGGTTGA
- a CDS encoding decaprenyl-phosphate phosphoribosyltransferase codes for MAEPVTERAATLVKQSGRAPGPRRPPLPARGPLRLPAGLIRTARPRQWVKNVLVAAAPAAAGELDSRHTAVQLALVFVLFTAAASAVYLVNDARDAEADRAHPEKRRRPVAAGQVPVPVAYGAGALLAAAATGSAAALCTPMTAALLSAYVVMQLAYCVWLKHVLVVDLAVVTTGFLMRAMIGGVALGIPLSRWFLITAGFGALFMVAAKRYSEAVRMEGAAGATRALLTSYTTGYLRFVWQLAAGVAVLAYCLWALESGGTADGGLLPWRQLSMIAFILAVLRYAVFADRGTAGAPEDVVLRDRPLAVIGLVWLAMYGLAVADL; via the coding sequence ATGGCTGAGCCCGTGACCGAGCGCGCCGCGACCCTCGTCAAACAGTCCGGCCGCGCCCCCGGCCCCCGCCGCCCGCCCCTCCCCGCCCGGGGCCCCCTCCGCCTCCCCGCCGGCCTGATCAGGACCGCGCGCCCCCGCCAGTGGGTCAAGAACGTGCTGGTGGCCGCCGCCCCGGCCGCCGCGGGCGAGCTGGACTCCCGCCACACCGCCGTACAACTGGCCCTCGTCTTCGTCCTGTTCACGGCCGCCGCCTCCGCCGTCTACCTGGTCAACGACGCGCGGGACGCCGAGGCCGACCGCGCCCACCCCGAGAAACGCCGCAGGCCCGTCGCCGCCGGGCAGGTCCCGGTACCCGTCGCGTACGGCGCGGGCGCGCTGCTCGCCGCGGCCGCCACCGGGAGCGCGGCCGCCCTCTGCACGCCGATGACCGCCGCCCTGCTGAGCGCCTACGTCGTCATGCAACTCGCCTACTGCGTCTGGCTCAAGCACGTCCTCGTCGTCGACCTCGCCGTGGTCACCACCGGCTTCCTGATGCGCGCGATGATCGGCGGGGTCGCCCTCGGCATCCCGCTCTCCCGCTGGTTCCTGATCACCGCCGGCTTCGGCGCGCTCTTCATGGTCGCCGCCAAGCGCTACTCGGAAGCCGTCCGCATGGAGGGCGCGGCCGGCGCGACCCGGGCCCTGCTCACCTCGTACACCACCGGCTACCTGCGGTTCGTCTGGCAGCTCGCGGCCGGCGTCGCGGTCCTCGCCTACTGCCTGTGGGCCCTGGAGAGCGGCGGCACCGCCGACGGCGGCCTGCTGCCCTGGCGCCAGCTCTCGATGATCGCGTTCATCCTGGCCGTCCTGCGGTACGCGGTCTTCGCCGACCGCGGCACGGCGGGCGCCCCCGAGGACGTCGTCCTGCGCGACCGCCCGCTCGCCGTCATCGGCCTGGTGTGGCTGGCGATGTACGGACTGGCGGTCGCCGACCTGTGA
- a CDS encoding phosphatase PAP2 family protein, producing the protein MSCGTYGDTDHRVLAALRGYGTRPRVATAARALSAGGEHGALWLAAGLLGAATDRERRGTWLRATALVGAAHLASMGVKRVVRRPRPAPATFAPLVRTAGRHSFPSSHAASAAAAAVAFGALRPPGGRWVTPLAAAMCVSRLVAGVHYPSDVVAGALLGALTARAGTARHRGRPAAARLPAAAGGGRHG; encoded by the coding sequence ATGTCCTGCGGAACGTACGGAGACACCGACCACCGCGTCCTGGCCGCGCTGCGGGGGTACGGGACCCGGCCCCGCGTCGCCACCGCCGCCCGCGCCCTCTCGGCCGGCGGCGAGCACGGCGCCCTGTGGCTCGCGGCCGGCCTCCTCGGCGCCGCCACCGACCGGGAACGGCGCGGCACCTGGCTCCGCGCCACCGCCCTGGTCGGCGCCGCGCACCTCGCGAGCATGGGCGTCAAGCGGGTCGTACGCCGCCCGCGCCCCGCCCCCGCGACCTTCGCGCCCCTCGTCCGCACCGCAGGACGGCACTCCTTCCCCAGCTCCCACGCCGCCTCGGCCGCGGCCGCCGCCGTGGCCTTCGGCGCCCTGCGGCCCCCCGGCGGGCGGTGGGTGACGCCCCTCGCGGCGGCCATGTGCGTCTCCCGGCTGGTGGCCGGCGTCCACTACCCGTCCGACGTCGTCGCGGGCGCCCTGCTCGGCGCCCTCACCGCCCGGGCGGGCACCGCCCGGCACCGCGGACGGCCGGCCGCCGCCCGGCTCCCCGCGGCGGCCGGGGGAGGCCGCCATGGCTGA
- a CDS encoding FAD-binding oxidoreductase — translation MSVDTLSAATGPVDTTVSMTGWGRTAPTTALLVRPRSYAEAAAAVRDCGRRGSIARGLGRAYGDAAQNAGGSVLDMTALDRVRSIDAEAGVVVCDAGTSLHTLMKVLLPLGWFVPVTPGTRYVTVGGAISADIHGKNHHVSGSFSRHVRSLDLLTADGEIRTVLPGTPLFDATAGGMGLTGVILSAAFQLHPVATTLMSVDTERATDIDDLLARLTSTDHRYRYSVAWIDLLARGRGAALGRAVLTRGDHAPLDALPARARRRPLAFRPVRLPAAPSHLPSGLLGRTTVGAFNELWYRRAPRRRTGELQQLTSFFHPLDGVPHWNRVYGRDGFVQYQFVVGYGQEETLRRIVRSIARRGCPSFLAVLKRFGEGDPGWLSFPMAGWTLALDIPVGLTGLGSFLDELDEEVATAGGRVYLAKDARLRPDLVTAMYPRLDDFRALRGELDPRSVFTSDLARRLGL, via the coding sequence ATGTCTGTCGATACCTTGTCTGCCGCCACCGGGCCTGTCGATACCACCGTCTCCATGACCGGCTGGGGCCGTACCGCCCCCACCACCGCCCTGCTGGTACGTCCCCGCTCGTACGCGGAGGCCGCCGCCGCCGTACGCGACTGCGGACGCCGCGGCTCGATCGCCCGGGGGCTCGGCCGGGCCTACGGCGACGCGGCGCAGAACGCGGGCGGCTCGGTCCTCGACATGACGGCCCTGGACCGCGTGCGCTCGATCGACGCGGAGGCGGGGGTGGTCGTCTGCGACGCGGGGACCAGCCTGCACACGCTGATGAAGGTGCTGCTGCCGCTCGGATGGTTCGTCCCGGTCACCCCCGGGACCCGTTACGTGACGGTCGGCGGGGCCATCAGCGCCGACATCCACGGCAAGAACCACCACGTCTCCGGCTCGTTCTCGCGCCACGTCCGGTCCCTGGACCTGCTGACGGCGGACGGCGAGATCCGTACGGTCCTGCCCGGCACTCCGCTCTTCGACGCGACGGCGGGCGGGATGGGGCTCACCGGGGTGATCCTGTCGGCGGCCTTCCAGCTCCACCCGGTCGCGACGACGCTGATGTCCGTCGACACGGAACGCGCCACCGACATCGACGACCTGCTGGCCCGGCTCACCAGCACCGACCACCGCTACCGGTACTCGGTCGCCTGGATCGACCTGCTCGCCCGGGGCCGGGGCGCGGCACTGGGGCGCGCCGTCCTGACCCGCGGGGACCACGCGCCCCTGGACGCGCTGCCGGCCCGCGCGCGCCGGCGCCCGCTCGCCTTCCGGCCCGTGCGGCTGCCCGCCGCGCCCTCCCACCTGCCGTCGGGCCTCCTGGGACGGACCACGGTCGGCGCCTTCAACGAGCTCTGGTACCGCCGGGCGCCCCGGCGGCGGACCGGCGAACTCCAGCAGCTGACCTCGTTCTTCCACCCGCTCGACGGCGTGCCGCACTGGAACCGCGTCTACGGACGGGACGGCTTCGTCCAGTACCAGTTCGTCGTCGGGTACGGGCAGGAGGAGACGCTGCGGCGGATCGTGCGCAGCATCGCGCGGCGCGGCTGTCCCTCGTTCCTCGCGGTGCTCAAGCGGTTCGGCGAGGGCGATCCGGGGTGGCTGTCGTTCCCGATGGCCGGCTGGACCCTGGCGCTGGACATCCCCGTCGGGCTGACCGGCCTCGGCTCGTTCCTGGACGAGCTGGACGAGGAGGTCGCGACGGCGGGCGGCCGGGTCTACCTCGCGAAGGACGCGCGGCTGCGGCCCGACCTGGTCACCGCGATGTATCCGCGCCTCGACGACTTCCGGGCGCTGCGGGGCGAGCTGGACCCGCGGTCGGTCTTCACGTCCGACCTCGCGCGCCGCCTCGGCCTCTGA
- a CDS encoding decaprenylphospho-beta-D-erythro-pentofuranosid-2-ulose 2-reductase: protein MKDAFGIPQSLLILGGTSEIGLATARRMIARRTRTVWLAGRPSPDLENAADGLRALGADVRTVDFDALDPASHEETLGKVFAEGDIDMVLLAFGVLGDQARDEAAPLAAVRVAQTNYTGAISAGLVCAGALQTQGHGSLVVLSSVAGERARRANFIYGSSKAGLDSFAQGLGDAMHGTGVQVMIVRPGFVRSKMTAGLEETPLATTPEAVALAIELGLRRRSEAVWVPGAMRVVMSALRHLPRPLFRRLPV, encoded by the coding sequence ATGAAGGACGCCTTCGGTATCCCGCAGTCCTTGCTCATCCTCGGAGGCACGTCCGAGATCGGCCTGGCCACCGCCCGCCGCATGATCGCCCGGCGCACCCGTACGGTCTGGCTGGCCGGCCGCCCCTCCCCCGACCTGGAGAACGCCGCCGACGGGCTGCGCGCGCTGGGCGCGGACGTCCGTACGGTCGACTTCGACGCCCTGGACCCGGCCTCGCACGAGGAGACCCTCGGGAAGGTCTTCGCGGAGGGCGACATCGACATGGTGCTGCTGGCGTTCGGGGTCCTCGGCGACCAGGCGCGCGACGAGGCGGCGCCGCTCGCGGCGGTGCGGGTGGCGCAGACCAACTACACCGGGGCGATCTCGGCCGGGCTGGTGTGCGCGGGCGCCCTCCAGACGCAGGGGCACGGCTCGCTGGTGGTGCTGTCGTCGGTGGCCGGGGAGCGCGCGCGGCGCGCCAACTTCATCTACGGGTCGAGCAAGGCCGGCCTCGACTCGTTCGCCCAGGGGCTGGGCGACGCGATGCACGGCACGGGGGTGCAGGTCATGATCGTGCGGCCCGGGTTCGTCCGGTCGAAGATGACGGCGGGCCTGGAGGAGACGCCGCTGGCCACCACGCCGGAGGCGGTGGCGCTGGCGATCGAGCTGGGACTGCGGCGCCGCTCGGAGGCGGTGTGGGTGCCGGGGGCGATGCGCGTGGTGATGTCGGCCCTGAGGCACCTCCCGCGCCCCCTGTTCCGACGGCTGCCGGTCTGA
- a CDS encoding ALF repeat-containing protein yields the protein MHMKLTRVSTVASVAAVASAVLIASPVIAAQDSSSPASSASVRAADAVADAADPAEEDRVAILKILADEFSGKGLRAAAQKALDGTPEDMRTFLETGQYAARLEDDRVRVTQILGVGGKGVQRDASKALDGTAQDIRFFLEVGQYRARLEDNRVRTAQLLSSGGPTVREAATKALDGTAQDIQVFIDLGQYQARLQDNRVRIAQIISTGGPAVQAAGRKALNGTPTEIQTFLDAGQYTARQQDEAKGKSAKG from the coding sequence ATGCATATGAAGTTGACCCGCGTCTCGACGGTCGCCTCCGTGGCAGCCGTCGCCTCGGCTGTCCTGATCGCCTCTCCCGTGATCGCCGCCCAGGACAGTTCGTCGCCGGCGTCCTCCGCCTCCGTCCGGGCCGCGGACGCGGTCGCGGATGCCGCGGATCCGGCGGAGGAGGACAGGGTCGCCATCCTGAAGATCCTCGCTGACGAGTTCAGCGGCAAGGGACTGCGCGCGGCGGCGCAGAAGGCGCTCGACGGTACACCGGAGGACATGCGGACCTTCCTGGAGACGGGCCAGTACGCGGCTCGTCTGGAGGACGACCGGGTCCGTGTCACCCAGATCCTCGGCGTCGGGGGCAAAGGGGTGCAGAGGGATGCCTCCAAGGCGTTGGACGGTACGGCCCAGGACATCCGTTTCTTCCTGGAGGTGGGGCAGTACCGGGCCCGGTTGGAGGACAACCGGGTACGCACCGCCCAGCTCCTCAGCAGCGGAGGCCCCACCGTGCGGGAGGCGGCCACCAAGGCGTTGGACGGCACCGCCCAGGACATCCAGGTGTTCATCGACCTCGGTCAGTACCAGGCCCGCCTCCAGGACAACCGCGTGCGCATCGCCCAGATCATCAGCACGGGCGGTCCCGCCGTGCAGGCGGCCGGCCGCAAGGCACTGAACGGCACCCCCACCGAGATCCAGACCTTCCTGGACGCGGGGCAGTACACGGCCCGGCAGCAGGACGAGGCCAAGGGGAAGTCCGCCAAGGGCTGA
- a CDS encoding 2'-5' RNA ligase family protein: MGTVTLGVSIAVPEPYGSLLQERRAAFGDTAAPGIPTHVTLLPPTEVDAAALPAIEAHLAAVAAASRPFPMRLSGTGTFRPLSPVVFVQVVEGASACAWLQKRVRDASGPLVRELQFPYHPHVTVAHGIAEEAMDRAYAELADYAAHWSCTSFALYEQGEDLVWRKLHEYAFGGGGEIPGVPSQSTPADRATPSLRP; the protein is encoded by the coding sequence GTGGGGACCGTAACGCTCGGCGTTTCGATCGCGGTCCCGGAGCCGTACGGCAGCCTGCTCCAGGAGCGGCGTGCGGCCTTCGGCGACACGGCCGCGCCCGGCATCCCCACCCACGTCACCCTCCTGCCCCCGACCGAGGTCGACGCGGCGGCCCTGCCCGCGATCGAGGCACACCTCGCGGCCGTCGCGGCGGCCAGCAGGCCGTTCCCGATGCGGCTGTCCGGCACGGGTACGTTCCGCCCCCTCTCCCCGGTCGTCTTCGTCCAGGTCGTGGAGGGCGCCTCGGCCTGCGCCTGGCTCCAGAAGCGGGTACGGGACGCGTCGGGCCCGCTCGTACGGGAACTCCAGTTCCCGTACCACCCCCACGTCACCGTGGCCCACGGCATCGCCGAGGAGGCGATGGACCGCGCCTACGCGGAGCTGGCCGACTACGCGGCGCACTGGAGCTGCACCTCCTTCGCGCTGTACGAGCAGGGCGAGGACCTGGTCTGGCGCAAGCTGCACGAGTACGCGTTCGGCGGCGGCGGCGAGATCCCGGGGGTGCCCTCGCAGAGCACCCCCGCGGACCGGGCCACCCCCTCGCTCAGGCCGTAA